The Nitrospira sp. genome includes a region encoding these proteins:
- a CDS encoding porin, with the protein MSVTYAPSWAFAQGPSIDAKSSEAPTQQAEIEALKDRVKQLEQSVEDMKKEKPPPDEPLPSGIQTEVPAIDRERELVTEDAYADARPDNAPFDPALRGFFRFPGSHTLMRVGGYIRTDAIYDFSQLGNINQFRPESIPTPNFDTSNYNMTARTSRVSLETRTETRWDVLRTYIEFDFVGPGNSTNFRLRHFYGQFKNLLIGQAWSTFHDSDVIPETVDFNGPNSWIFQFNPQVRYTHRWAKGHTISIAAEQPSSGIPSINPVTAQPMSSTSPFPDFVVRYRYETDDYHFNTAGLFRSVGGVTSSGQSDHVFGYGVMVSGLIRLWGRDNFVFQGVYGEGISRYFTDTKNLNLDAGYESSGAVQAQPAYGGYAAIQHFWNEYWRSTVTYGFLQVNSTDRSPAETYKRTQYLDCNLMYSPAQGVTIGGGFMWGQRVNKDDVSGEGFRINLLLKYDLVRLQQDVKKVLPF; encoded by the coding sequence ATGAGTGTGACATATGCGCCATCTTGGGCATTTGCGCAAGGTCCCAGCATCGATGCCAAAAGCTCTGAAGCACCGACTCAACAAGCAGAGATAGAGGCTTTGAAGGATAGGGTCAAACAGCTGGAACAATCCGTTGAAGACATGAAGAAAGAAAAACCACCGCCTGATGAGCCACTTCCATCGGGAATTCAAACGGAGGTTCCTGCTATAGATCGCGAACGAGAGCTTGTCACAGAAGATGCGTATGCCGATGCTCGACCGGACAATGCACCGTTTGACCCAGCTCTGCGTGGGTTTTTCCGCTTTCCTGGTTCTCATACCCTGATGCGGGTAGGAGGGTACATCAGGACTGATGCAATATACGATTTCAGTCAGCTTGGCAATATCAACCAGTTCAGACCCGAGTCCATTCCAACCCCGAACTTTGACACCTCCAATTACAATATGACCGCGAGAACCTCACGGGTCAGTCTTGAAACAAGGACGGAGACCCGGTGGGATGTCTTGCGAACCTATATCGAGTTTGACTTTGTTGGCCCAGGGAATAGCACGAATTTTCGCTTGCGCCACTTCTACGGGCAGTTCAAGAATCTGCTCATCGGGCAGGCCTGGTCAACGTTTCACGATTCGGATGTCATTCCCGAAACAGTAGACTTCAACGGGCCAAACTCCTGGATCTTTCAATTCAATCCTCAGGTTCGATACACACACCGATGGGCCAAGGGGCATACCATCTCGATTGCGGCTGAACAGCCATCGTCCGGGATTCCGTCGATCAATCCAGTGACGGCACAACCCATGTCGTCAACCAGTCCATTTCCAGACTTTGTGGTCCGCTATCGATATGAAACCGATGATTACCACTTCAACACCGCAGGACTCTTTCGCTCAGTCGGTGGAGTGACGAGTTCCGGGCAATCAGACCATGTGTTCGGGTATGGGGTGATGGTATCAGGGCTCATACGACTATGGGGGCGGGATAACTTTGTATTTCAAGGTGTGTATGGGGAGGGGATCTCTCGGTACTTCACCGATACGAAAAATCTCAATCTGGACGCAGGGTATGAGTCATCCGGAGCCGTCCAAGCACAGCCGGCCTATGGAGGCTATGCGGCCATTCAACACTTCTGGAATGAATATTGGCGGTCAACCGTGACCTATGGTTTTCTCCAAGTGAATAGCACAGATCGCTCTCCAGCTGAGACGTACAAGAGAACGCAGTATCTCGATTGCAATCTCATGTATAGCCCTGCGCAAGGAGTGACGATCGGTGGAGGCTTTATGTGGGGACAACGCGTCAACAAGGATGATGTGTCGGGAGAAGGCTTCAGGATCAATTTGCTTCTGAAGTACGACCTCGTCAGGTTGCAGCAGGATGTGAAAAAAGTATTGCCGTTTTAG
- the maf gene encoding septum formation protein Maf has translation MQLVLASTSPRRKELLALLGLSFEVCTSEFPEHPIVGWVPLEQPKHFAREKARRVVQVRPQDFVLGSDTVIEIDGQLLGKPLDLVDARTMLSRLAGRCHQVHTAVAFCCYDQGIDRVEVDTTCVIMKADVDGTYSRYLASQESLGKAGAYAIQGLGGDLVERIEGDYTTVVGLPLKLVARLLQSVGYPISVDIEELYHRKPYANWRRFAV, from the coding sequence ATGCAGCTAGTGCTCGCATCCACTTCGCCTCGGCGCAAGGAACTCCTTGCCCTGCTCGGTCTTTCGTTTGAGGTGTGCACATCCGAGTTCCCCGAGCATCCAATAGTAGGATGGGTACCTCTCGAACAGCCCAAGCACTTTGCGCGCGAAAAAGCCCGCCGTGTCGTCCAGGTGCGTCCGCAAGATTTCGTTCTCGGCAGTGATACCGTCATCGAGATCGATGGACAACTGTTGGGAAAACCGCTCGATCTAGTGGACGCCCGCACCATGCTGAGTCGGCTCGCTGGCCGTTGTCATCAGGTCCATACGGCTGTCGCATTCTGCTGTTATGATCAGGGCATTGACCGAGTCGAGGTGGACACAACGTGCGTGATCATGAAAGCGGATGTTGATGGTACCTATAGCCGATATCTTGCCTCGCAGGAGTCGTTGGGAAAAGCCGGCGCCTATGCGATCCAAGGACTTGGCGGAGATCTGGTGGAGCGGATCGAGGGCGACTACACCACCGTCGTGGGGCTACCGCTGAAGCTTGTCGCACGTCTGCTACAGTCAGTCGGGTATCCCATTTCGGTCGATATCGAGGAGCTGTATCACCGCAAGCCCTATGCGAACTGGAGACGCTTTGCGGTGTGA